TAGGCGATGAGGGCCTTCTCGTAGAGGGCCATGCCCGCCTGCTTCTCCTGGGAGAACTCGCCCCGGCGGCCCAGCAGCTCGTGCACGCGGACGGGCTGGGGACGGTCGCGCAGGAGCACGCGGTCCACCTCGCGGAAGACGTACGCGTCGCTGGCGAGCTGCGCGGTGGTCTGCCCCACCAGCACCTGGGTGCCGTACTCCTTGTTGGCCGCCTCCAGCCGGCCGGCCATGCCCACCGCGTCGCCCATGACGGTGTAGTGGGACTTGAGCTCGCTGCCCATGTCGCCCACCAGCAGGTCGCCCGTGTCGATGCCGGCGCGCACGGCCAGCCGGTGGCCGAACTGCTTCTCCCAGAGGGGCTGCTTCTGCGCGAGCGCCGCCTGGAGCTTCAGCGCGGCCTCACAGGCCAGGTGCGCGTGGCGGTCCGTGCGCACGGGCGCGCCCCAGAAGGCCAGCACCGAGTCGCCGATGTACTTGTCCACCTGCCCCACCGTGGCGCGCACCACGGCCGTCATCTCCGTGAGGAAGGTGTTGAGCAGCGGCACCAGCTGCTCCGGCGGCAGGGCCTGCGACAGGCGGGTGAAGCCCTCGATGTCGCAGAGGTACACCGTCATCTGCCGGCGCTCCGGCTTCATCAGGCTCACGTCGCGCGCCACCAGCCGCGCCACCTCCGGGCTCACGTAGCGGCCCAGCGCGCTGTGGACGAACTCGCGCACGTCCTGCTCGGTGCGGAAGGCGTAGATCGTCGTCACGAGGAACGCGAGCCCGCCGGACCACAGCGGGCCGGCCACGGCGATCCACAGCTTGTCGTGGACGAAGACGTACCCCGCCGCGCCCACGTAGCCCGCCCCCGCGGCCACGGCCACGCAGACGAAGAGGAAGGCGCCGCCCACGGAGCGCAAGAGCCAGCTGCAGGACAGCGCCAGGAACGCGCCGATGAACGCCAGCCCCATGGTGGCGAGCATGTCCACCTTCGGCGGCGCGCGGGTGATGCCGTCCGACGCGAGGATGTTGGCGAGCGCCTGGCCCAGCACGGCGCCGTTGGCGATGCCCGGGCCAATGGGCGTCACCCGCCGCTCGGGCGCGTAGCTGCTGGTGTTGGTGAGGATGACGGCGCGGCCGTCCAGGTCGTGGTCGAAGCGGGCGGGCCGCGCCTCCTGCGTGTCGAAGAGGTTGAGCAGCACGTTCCACGCGCGGATGGAACGGGCGAGCGGGCCGCGCGCGCCCCGCGTGGCGGACGGGGCCTCCCAGCGCAGGAGGCTGTAGCCGGACGCGTCCATGGGGATGGAGTACTTGTCCCCGATGTACAGGCGCCCCTCCGCGTACCGCAGCTTCTGCGTGCCCGCGAGCCGCATGGCGGCGGCCAGGGGCAGCGAGGGCAGGACATAGCGCTCACCGCCGCGCGGGCTGTACGCGACGAGGTGGGGCACGCCGCGCACCACGCCGTCGGGGTCCGCGGGCAGCGTGGTGGCGCCGTAGCCGCTGGCCGGGCTGAGCAGCGGCGTCACCGGGTGCTGGAGCTGGCGCACCTCCGGGAGCTTCTCCGGATCCAACCCCTGCACCTGCACGGAGGCCAGGGCGAGGAAGAGGTCCGACGGCGCGACGCGGAAGGCATCGTCCGCGGCGCGGCGCTCCTGGATGGACGCGGCGGCGGTGCCCAGCTGCTCGCCCAGGTTGCGGCCCTCGCCCTCGTCCGCGACGCCGGCCCAGACCTCCAGGCCCTTGCCGGCGGGGATGAGGAACGCGGGGCGCTGGAGGGCGAGCACGGACTGGGCGCGGGCGCGGGCCTCGGTGACGCCGGGGTAGCTGCCCAGGCGGACCCTGTAAGGCCACAGGCGGCCGGTGGGGGGCAGCGTGCGGGTGCCCTCGGCGCCCCAGCGGAAGGCGAGCACGGAGTGGCCGGAGTCCTGGTCCAGCAGGGCCCGGAGCGCGTCGTCGTCCTGGGACAGGGCGCCCCGGCCGGAGCGCGTGGGGGTGACGCAGGCGCGGGGGCTGAGCTCCGGGTAGGCGAAGTCCAGCATCACCACGGAGGCGCCCTCCTCCATCAGCCGGTGGACCATGCCGCCCATCACCTGGCGCGGCCACGGGTACGCGGCGATGTCCGCGCGGGGGCCCTGCTGGGCTTCGGCGAGCGTGTCGTCGTCGATCGAGACGAGCACCACGCGGTCGGAGCGCTCGGAGACCTCGCCGAGCTGGCGGATGCGCCAGTCGTAGAAGACGCGTTCGCCGCCGTCGAGCCACACGGAGATGCCGTCGATGAAGCCGGAGGGCGACAGCAGGGGGGCGGGTGTGTCGTCCGGCCGCGTGGGGCCTGTGACGCGCTGGGAGACGAGCAGGCCCAGCAGGCAGCCGAACAGGGCCGCCATGACGAGCGAGAAGCCGAGCCGGTGGAGGAAGCGGCGGCCGGAGGAGTGGATGCGGAGGCGTTGCACGAGCGGCGTGCAGGATACCCCGTCGCGGCCCCGCGCCTATGGGTCAACACGCGCGGTATGGTTGGCTGCTGTCACCTGTTCATCCGTGCCCCGTTCAAGAGAGTGCCCATGAAACGCCTGTTGCTGTCCGCCCTCGCCACCGTGTCCGTGCTGTCGCCGCTCGCCTGCGACCTGGAGAAGACGACCAATCAGATTACGGCGGACCACGTGATGGTGGGCACCCTGCTCGCGACGCCGCAGGTGGACGTGTCCGCGTCCGCGCTGGCGGGCTACGACGCGGGGACCTACGGCGGCCCGGACGGAGGGGACGTGGTGTCCTTCCCCGGGCAGACGGCGGCGTTCGTGTTCTTCGGGACGAAGTCCGGGGAGAACGCGCAGCCGGAGGGCCTGAGCGGGGCCACCGTGACGCTGCGGGCGGGGAGCGCGGCGGGCGTTCCGCTCAACGGCCAGGGCGGCGGCAGCTACGGCGTGACGAGCGACTCCACGGACGACCTGAAGTACACGTCGGGCGCCACCTATTCGTTCTTCGCGGAGCAGGGCGGGACGAAGTACGAGGCGCGGGTGGAGGACTCGCCGACGAAGGAGGCCATCCCGGCGTTCCACCCGGCGGAGGGCTTCGTGCGGATCAACGCGAACACGGCGTTCGCGTTCGACCGGCCGGCGCCTCCGCCGAGCCAGGACCGCACGCTGGGCTTCGTGACGGTGGTGCCGCTGGGCGCGAACGGGGAGAAGGGCCAGGCGACGTACTCGAACGTGCCGACGACGCCGGTGGAATTCCTCCAGCTGGCGGCGACGCCCGCGACGTTCCGCGAGGCGCGCGTGACGATTCCCGCCACGGCGTTCCCGAACCCGAAGCAGACCTACCTGGTCATCTTCCAGGCCGTGCGCATGGGCGGCCCGGAGTCCGACAACCTCTTCCTGGGCAGCGTCGTCATGGCGGGCACCGCGGAAGTGGGCATCGTCCGGACGAACTGAGCCTGTCTACCCGGCCTCGATGTCCAGGCCGATGCGCTCCTCGAGCTTGAGGCGCAGGAGGTGGCCCGCGAAGCGCTCCGACTCTTCGCGGGTGAGGATGCTGCGGAAGTCCGAGCCATCCGCGATCTCCACCTCCATCACGGCGCCGCGCTGGAGGAGGCGGAAGAAGTCCTCCCCTCCTCCGGGCCTGGGCACGCGCAGGGGGATGAAGCCCTTGAGCGGCAGGACGTCCGCGCTGGCGTCGATGACGCGCAAGAGGCCCGGTGCGTCCGGGCGCACGGCGTCGGAGGCGACGGACTCCTCCGCGTAGAGCGGCGCGGGCGGGAGTGCCAGGTCCTCGGTGGAGTCGTCGAAGAGGAAGCCGTAGCGGGACGGCACCCGCTGCGTGAGGAGGTAGCAGAGCAGCACGGCCTCATCCGGCTGCACGCGCGCGACGTGGAGGATGGAGCGCTCCGCGCCCACGCGGCGAAGCAGCAGCGTGAGGTGCGGGCGGCTGCGCTGGAGGTAGCGCTGAACGCGGTCCAGGAGCGTGGCGCGGACCTCCGTGAACGCGGCCTGGTAGCGGGCTTCGCTCTCCGCTTCGCGCTGGGAGACAGCATCACGGGCCCTGGCGAGCTTGGCTTCCGCGTCGCGGAGGAAGTCGCTGGCCGCGCCCTGGGGCTGGAGTCCCGGAGTCGTCGAGTTCGCGTCCATGCCCGCGGCGCGCACCGCGCCCAGGAGGAACGAGCCCTGCTGCGTGAGCCGGGCCTGCTCCTCGCGGAACTGGATGACGGAGGCCGCGTGCTCGCGCTTGAGCTCCGCCCAGGCGTCGTAGGTGGACTCCAGCGTCTCCAGCGCGCGCAACTGTCCCAGCGCGCCCTCGGGTCCGGCGGCCCACTGCGTGTCTGTGTTTCGCACGGGGAGCGGCGCGGACTCGCCGACCGCCGGCGTGTCCACGGGCGTGTCGTGTCGCGACGGCTGCGTCGCCTCGGGCGGTTTCGTGCCGGTTGTCGGTCGCTTCTTCGCCGCGCTCACGGGATCTGCTCCTGATGCGAAGGACCTCGCATCGACGCGCATCCTAGGCCATCCGCCCTGCCCCCCGAGCAAACACGAAGGCCCCTCCCCGCGCTTCCACGGGAAGAGGCCCTCTGTGCACTTCACGCACGCCCTGGAATCAGGTCGTGGTGCGGGAACCCGGCGGCACCGTGGAGCCCGCGCCCTGCTGGGTCTCCGTGCCGCGCGCGTTGTTGATGGCCGTCGCCAGCTTGTCCTGGCCGCCCTGGATGCGCTGGCGCAGGTCGCCGCGCAGCTCCGTGCCCGGCTTGTCCGCGAGCAGCATGCCCACGCCCACGCCCACCAGCACGCCGGCCGCGAAGATGCCCAGCGCTGGCAGCGCCGACTCCGCCGTCGTGCGGCGCGTCTCCAGGCCGAGGAGGTCCAGCACGTCGTCCCTGTCCAGCTTCTTCAAATCCTTCAGGCTCAGCATGTCCGACTCCGTGAGATGACTTCGGGGGAAAGACGCGGGGTGCGGCAGGAATCCTAGACGCTGCCCGAGGGCGGCGTGCCACGACCCGTCTGGTAGCCCTGGAAGGCGGACTCCGCCATGCCCAGGAGCTCATCCTTCACGAAGGGCAGCGCGGCCAGCCGCACGCCCAGCTTGAGGATGCGCCCGGTCAGCGGCGTGAAGAGGCCACCGCCCAGCACGTAGCCCACGCCCACGGCGATGGCCAGCGTGCCATAGGGGTTGCGCTCCACGCGCCCCTTCAGGTCCAGCGACTGCCCCAGGTCCGCCACCGCGCTGCGCGCGTTGTCGATGAACTGCTGCGCGTCGGAGCCCAGCTGATCCACGCGCTGACCGAAGCCCGCGTCCTCGCCGTGTTCCGCCGTGCCGTTGCCCGTCGTGCCCGAGTAGTTCGTCATGTCCGTGCTCCCTTTTCCAGGCAACCGGTTAGCGGGACGCGATGCGGCCCACGATGAAGCCCACGGCGATGGCGCCCAAGAGGCACGTGCCCGGGTTGGCCTTGATGAAGCCGACGACCTGACGGTTCAGGTCCACCAGGTTCTGCCGCGCCTCGTCCATGTTCGGCAGCTGCTCCTGAAGGTGCCGCGCCCGGTCTGCCATCTGCTGCGGATTGATTTCCATGGAAGCCCTCTGCTGTGCGTTCGTTTCCGATTGCATCCTGAAGCTTTTCATCCCAGCCCGGCCGCGCCCGTTCAGCGCCGCGAGCCCACCAGGTAACCGACGAGGAAGGCGCCGCCCACGCAGGCATAGGGATGCTTGCGCACCCACTGACGCCAGTCGGTGACCTCCGCCACCTCCACCCGGAGCGCGCTCACCGACGTGGCCAGGTCGGCCCGGGTGCGCTCGATTTCCTCGCGAAGCGCCGCGCTCGTGCGCGGCAGGTGTCCATTGCTAGCGGCCATCCCGCGGCTCCTTGAAAGCCATTCCCGTCGTGTCCTTGAGCGTGTTCACCCCGGGCGCCGCCGCCACCTGCGGGCGGGCCGTGGTGAGCGCCGCCATGCTGCGCGACAGCTCGCTCACGCTGTCATCCATCATCTGGCGCGACTTCATCCGCTTCACCGCGCGAAGGATGCCCAGGCCACCGCCCACCAGGTTCAGCGCGCCCACGATGGCCAGCGCACCCGCCCACCCCGTCCACGGAGCGAGCACGGCCGCCAGCGCCCCGCAGACGAAGGCGTACCCCACGAGGAGGAAGGGCACGAACACGGCGATGCTCGCCACGTCCAGGCCCATGGCCTTCGCGTCCTCCGCCAACTCCACCCGCGCCAGCTGGAGGTGCTGCGTCACCAACCGACTGAAGCCGTCCGCCATGCGCCCGACGAGCGCGGCGACGCCGCGATCCGTCTGTTCACTGCCCACGTGCATGCGCTCTCCGGCCGACGCTCACGTCCCTGTGCGCGTGGGCGCCAACCTAGGCACCCCACCTCCCCGCGACAACCGCGCCGCGAGGAAATTGTCCGGCGTTCGCCAGCGTCGGCCACTCAACGCGAGATACCGGACGCGGGTGAGCCTAGCCCAAGCCACACCCCTAGCCGATCAGCTGCACCGGAGGCGCGACCGGCGGCTGCACGGAGATGGGGGCCTCGAAGCGCATCACCAGGGGCAGGTGGTCCGACGCCACCCGGCTCAAGGGCGAGCGGTGCGGCGTCACCGACACCGGCCGCACGCCCGAGTCCACGTAGATGCGATCCAACCGGAACAGGGGCAGCCGCGTGGGGTACGTGCGCGCGGCGGCGCCCAGCTCGAACGCGGCGTCGTGGATGGCCTCGCGCACCAGCGAGGACACCGGCCCGTTGCCCCAGGAGTTGAAATCCCCACACACCACCATGGGGTCCTTGCGGGCCGCGTCGCGGAGCAGGTCGGCGGACAGCAGGAGCGACTCCTGCCGCCGCCGCTCACTCACGGACAGGCCCAGGTGGAGGCAGAAGACGTGCAGCTGCTTGCCCCCGCCCAGGTCCAGGTCGCACCGCAACGCGCCCCGGGGCTCGCGCCCGTGCACGCTCAGGTCGTAGTTCTTCGACTTGAGCACCGGCAGCCGGCTGAGGATGGCGTTGCCGTAGCGGCGGCCGTTGCGGACCACGTTGGGACCGAAGGCCATGTGCAGCCCGAGCATCTGCGCCAGGTGCTCGGGCTGGTCCTCCCGGGGCGTCTTGCCCCGGAAGTCCCCCACCTCCTGCAGGGCGACGATGTCCGCGTTCACCTCGCGGAGCACCGCGCCCACGCGCTCCAGGTCGAAAGCTCCGTCCACGCCGATGCCGGAGTGGATGTTGTAGGAGACCAGGGTCAGCTCCACGCGCGGTCCATCCTCCTCTTCGGGTTTCAGGCCGGGATGATGCGGCGGGCCGCCAGCCGCACCGCTTCCAGGGGCAGCGTCGCCAGCCGCTGCACGGCCGCCGCGACGTCGCCCACGCCGGTCTGGATGGCCTTCACCTGCCGGCGCGCCTCGTCGAGCAGGTCCGGCAGACGGGCCTGCGGCGGGCGCTCCTGGGTGGGCGGCAGGGCCCCGATGGGCGCCGTCGTCCCGATGACGGGCGACGCGGCCGCCTTGCGCTGCTTCTTCGCGGCGCCGCTCACCTTCGACACCGGCCCGTGGGAGAACTTGGCGTCCGCGTCCGGACGGGCCAGCTCCTCCAGCTGGAGCTCCATCTTGCGCGCCATGAGGATCTCTTCCGTCTGCGCGTGGCTCTTGCCGTAGTGGACGCCCTCGTCGTTGTTCACCGTCACGCGCGACGACTGGGCGAGGTGTTCCTTGTCGCGCTGACGCAGGCTGCGCTTCTGCGGCGGCAGCGTCTTGGGAACCTGGAAGTGGTCGAAGCTGTAGGAGCGAGGCATGCGTGCCCTCCCTTTCGAAATCGATGCGCTGCGTTGATGTGGGAAAGCTAGGGAGCCCCTCGCCGTCCGTAACGCCTTGACGCGCGAGGAACCGGCACGGCTGCCTGCCGCTCGTCCGGCCAGGAACACCTTTTCGCCTCTCAGGGCACCCAAGTACCGACAATGGCACGCATCCGGGGCCTGCCCGCGGGACGGGCGACCAGACGTCGAGCAGGTGGCATCCATGCGAGCCCTTCCGGGCAGAGAAGCAGACAGCCAACACGCCCGACGCCGGTCCGGGAAGGTTCCGCGCGTGCGTGGTGTAAAGAACGGCCCATGCCCGCCCGGACCCCCTCTGCCCCCCGCGTCTTCGTCCTCGCCCTGCTCGCCACCGGGGCTCCGGCGCTCGCCGCCGCCCCGCCCGCCGCGTCCTCCGCCGTGGTGACGGGCAGCGTGCCGGGCTCCACGGCCCC
This genomic stretch from Corallococcus caeni harbors:
- a CDS encoding adenylate/guanylate cyclase domain-containing protein, with product MQRLRIHSSGRRFLHRLGFSLVMAALFGCLLGLLVSQRVTGPTRPDDTPAPLLSPSGFIDGISVWLDGGERVFYDWRIRQLGEVSERSDRVVLVSIDDDTLAEAQQGPRADIAAYPWPRQVMGGMVHRLMEEGASVVMLDFAYPELSPRACVTPTRSGRGALSQDDDALRALLDQDSGHSVLAFRWGAEGTRTLPPTGRLWPYRVRLGSYPGVTEARARAQSVLALQRPAFLIPAGKGLEVWAGVADEGEGRNLGEQLGTAAASIQERRAADDAFRVAPSDLFLALASVQVQGLDPEKLPEVRQLQHPVTPLLSPASGYGATTLPADPDGVVRGVPHLVAYSPRGGERYVLPSLPLAAAMRLAGTQKLRYAEGRLYIGDKYSIPMDASGYSLLRWEAPSATRGARGPLARSIRAWNVLLNLFDTQEARPARFDHDLDGRAVILTNTSSYAPERRVTPIGPGIANGAVLGQALANILASDGITRAPPKVDMLATMGLAFIGAFLALSCSWLLRSVGGAFLFVCVAVAAGAGYVGAAGYVFVHDKLWIAVAGPLWSGGLAFLVTTIYAFRTEQDVREFVHSALGRYVSPEVARLVARDVSLMKPERRQMTVYLCDIEGFTRLSQALPPEQLVPLLNTFLTEMTAVVRATVGQVDKYIGDSVLAFWGAPVRTDRHAHLACEAALKLQAALAQKQPLWEKQFGHRLAVRAGIDTGDLLVGDMGSELKSHYTVMGDAVGMAGRLEAANKEYGTQVLVGQTTAQLASDAYVFREVDRVLLRDRPQPVRVHELLGRRGEFSQEKQAGMALYEKALIAYYGRDFLVAQELFRRCTVEHGDTVARVYVQRCQRLIQTPPPADWDGVIRWGRRSTDSR
- a CDS encoding DUF3618 domain-containing protein yields the protein MAASNGHLPRTSAALREEIERTRADLATSVSALRVEVAEVTDWRQWVRKHPYACVGGAFLVGYLVGSRR
- a CDS encoding phage holin family protein, producing the protein MHVGSEQTDRGVAALVGRMADGFSRLVTQHLQLARVELAEDAKAMGLDVASIAVFVPFLLVGYAFVCGALAAVLAPWTGWAGALAIVGALNLVGGGLGILRAVKRMKSRQMMDDSVSELSRSMAALTTARPQVAAAPGVNTLKDTTGMAFKEPRDGR
- a CDS encoding endonuclease/exonuclease/phosphatase family protein; protein product: MELTLVSYNIHSGIGVDGAFDLERVGAVLREVNADIVALQEVGDFRGKTPREDQPEHLAQMLGLHMAFGPNVVRNGRRYGNAILSRLPVLKSKNYDLSVHGREPRGALRCDLDLGGGKQLHVFCLHLGLSVSERRRQESLLLSADLLRDAARKDPMVVCGDFNSWGNGPVSSLVREAIHDAAFELGAAARTYPTRLPLFRLDRIYVDSGVRPVSVTPHRSPLSRVASDHLPLVMRFEAPISVQPPVAPPVQLIG